A region from the Benincasa hispida cultivar B227 chromosome 8, ASM972705v1, whole genome shotgun sequence genome encodes:
- the LOC120082413 gene encoding protein tas translates to MAFSTNANNYSILSSFLSRNSPAPHKRARRICICAKKTNASSLQYRKLGDSDLQISEVTLGTMTFGQQNTEKEAHEQLSYAYEHGINIIDTAEAYPVPTKQETQGRTDIYIGNWLKSKPRDKIILATKVSGYSERSPYLRENAKVLRVDRSNIRESVEKSLKRLNTDYIDLLQIHWPDRYVPLFGDFVYDSLKWRPSVPFIEQLKAFQELIEEGKIRYIGVSNETSYGVMEFVHTSKIEGLPKIVSIQNNYSLINRCRFEVDLVEVCHPNNYNVGLLGYSPLGGGTLSGKYLDVNYQAAGKGRLSLFPGFMDRYNKSIAKEAITEYVQLAKKYGLTPVQLALGFARDRPFMTSSIIGATSMDQLREDIDAFTMTERPLPAEVMADIEAIFRRYKDPAI, encoded by the exons ATGGCGTTCTCTACAAATGCTAACAACTATTCTatactttcttcttttctttctcgtAATTCTCCGGCACCGCATAAGAGAGCAAGACGGATTTGCATTTGTGCCAAGAAAACCAACGCCAGTTCGTTGCAGTACAGAAAACTTGGGGACTCTGACCTTCAAATTTCTGAAGTTACGCTTGGAACT ATGACTTTTGGGCAACAAAACACCGAGAAAGAAGCTCATGAACAACTGAGTTATGCTTATGAGCATGGAATCAATATTATAGATACTGCAGAGGCA TATCCAGTTCCAACGAAACAAGAGACACAGGGAAGGACAGACATCTACATCGGTAATTGGCTCAAATCAAAGCCCAGAGACAAG ATTATTTTGGCAACAAAAGTCAGTGGTTACTCGGAGCGATCGCCTTATTTGCGTGAAAATGCAAAGGTTTTACGGGTTGATCGTTCCAATATTAGAGAAAGTGTAGAGAAAAGTCTCAAGCGGCTGAATACTGACTACATTGACTTACTGCAAATTCATTG GCCAGACCGCTATGTTCCCCTATTTGGTGATTTTGTTTACGATTCTTTGAAATGGAGGCCAAGTGTGCCTTTCATAGAGCAACTGAAGGCATTTCAGGAACTTATTGAAGAAGGAAAG ATACGCTACATTGGTGTTTCAAATGAAACTTCGTATGGAGTGATGGAATTTGTTCACACATCAAAAATTGAAGGATTGCCAAAGATTGTTAGTATCCAAAATAATTACAGTCTTATTAACAGATGCCGCTTTGAAG TCGATCTTGTTGAGGTTTGTCATCCAAATAACTACAATGTTGGCTTGCTTGGTTATTCTCCTTTGGGTGGTGGAACGCTGAGTGGCAAATACTTGGATGTCAATTATCAAGCTGCAGGAAAAGGAAGGCTGAGCCTCTTCCCTGGCTTCATGGATAGATATAATAAATCTATTGCCAAG GAAGCAATAACTGAGTACGTGCAGTTGGCTAAAAAGTACGGCCTAACTCCAGTTCAGCTTGCACTTGGGTTTGCTCGAGACCGTCCATTTATGACGAGTTCGATAATTGGCGCAACATCTATGGACCAGCTTAGAGAAGACATCGATGCTTTCACGATGACCGAGCGGCCGTTGCCGGCCGAAGTGATGGCAGACATTGAAGCCATTTTCCGAAGATATAAAGATCCAGCTATCTAG